taaaaaaatcatctggaAAAATTACATGCTCATTAATGAGAAATAAAATACCTTTCTTTCATTATTTGACTGAGTTTTATTTCATCCTTTGCATGcatttggggaaaaggtgatGGGAAGCTTGCAGCCGATGCAGCCGgcgtttggaaaagttgcttttttagattgGAGATCTCTCATATCCCAACCCTGCGCACAAAAGGAACTTACAATGGCTACAGTGGATGGATGACTATTTGTcgcagggagggcttgggttgtgTGGTTCCTGCACATCGAGGGGTTagattggatgacctttggggtcttCTCTATGACTCTAATTGTCGCCTATAAATCTTTGTAAGAGTAACAACAACCTTTTTGCTTCCCCCCCATTTACCCGAAAAGAAACAAGCCAACAACTTGGTGGACACCTTGATGAAATGCACGCCGCACTACATCCGGTGCATCAAGCCCAATGAGACCAAAAGGCCGAGGGATTGGGAAGAAAGCCGGTGAGTGGGTCTGGGGACGATGAGTGCTGCTTTCCAAAATGTTGGGGCATTGCTGGATTTAGTGGCAGCAGGGAGCACTGATGTCTGGAGAAATGCAATTATCCCTcacttgtcccatccttcccatgcaatcgcaggaaggactttcagacaacattgtgcagatcctgtcattaacccgTCCAAGAAGTGGGATTGACTGCAGTCgcgcaaaagactttcagatgatgttgcacaGATCCTGTctttaacccatcattaaagcaaCATCAGCTtaatgcattttgcattaacggatGTTTGCATTATTGCAAAGCCACTTTAATGACGGGTTAATGGTGGGTTTTGgcaatttgaaagccttttgcgcTATCACAGTCGTGGACGGGTTAATGACGGGATAAAGACTGGGGGAGCAATCCTGACCCTATCCCATCCCATCCGTTCAATATATTCAGTGCATGGTGGGGAGAGATGTTAGTTGTAGCTGAAAGCATGGGTAGGAATTGGACACCTTCCCATAATCAGAGGCTATATATTGAACCTATAGAGGAGCGTCTTGTTGTTAGTCTCATTCCTACAAACCCTTGGCTTTCCTTCCAGGGTGAAGCACCAAGTCGAGTACTTAGGCCTTCGGGAAAATATTCGCGTGCGAAGGGCCGGATACGCTTACCGTCGGGTCTTCAAAAAGTTCCTCCATCGGTAAATCCTATTGCACTTCGTTGTCCTTTTGGGCATCGCCAACTGACCGCAAGGAATACTGCCCAATGTGCTCCTCTGCCTTTAAGAGAAGCTTGATGATGCGAGCGAACATTCGCAGGAAAGCGTTTCTCGGCTGGGAGGTGGGCAATTAAACTTAGGACTTCAGATCACTGGTTTCTCCGTCTTTTTGGGTTCGTTTGCGCAGGTACGCCATCCTGACGCGGGAAACGTGGCCGTCTTGGCGCGGGGACGAGAAGCAAGGCGTGGTCCACCTGATGAAGTCGGTCAACATGGACCCTGACCAGTACCAACTGGGACGCACCAAGGTCTTCATCAAGGCCCCCGAATCCGTGAGTTAAGGCTACATATTTTGGGGTGCCACCAAAAAAGATGGTGGCAATAAATGCCCAGTTCCTCTCTCTACGTCTCTTCCatcccctaataataataataataataattgttattattattattaaagtccaTAAATGAATTGTAAACGGGATGGTAGAACCCACAATGGGACCGACTAGCGGAAGCAAACTGTCCTATTTTGTGCCGTAACCGAGGAATaatctctttctcattttctctcccATTCTCTCCGTGCGCAGCTTTTCCTTCTCGAGGAGATGCGGGAGCGCCGTTATGACGGCTACGCCCGCGTCATCCAGAAAGCCTGGCGCAAACACGTGGCCGTCCGCAAGTACATCCAGATGCGGGAAGAAGGTATGTCGTTTTCGTTTTGGAGACGTCCCAAAAATAGCGGCGAATAGCATCCCGTCCAGTCTTGAAAGCCAGGCGCGGTCAGCCCtagtttactgtatatacccatatATAAGTATAGAGATTTTAGCCAGAATATACAGTGCGCATCGACCAAACCCTTACGGAAATAACGCGTTCCTCGCCTCTTCCTCTCCAAAGCGTCCAACATTGTCCTGAACAAGAAAGAGCGGCGCCGCAACAGCATCAACCGCAACTTCATGGGCGACTACATTGGCCTGGAGAGCCATCCCGAATTGCGGCGTTTCGTGGGACGCAGGGAGCGGGTCGACTTCGCCGAAACGGTTGTGAAATACGATCGGCGGTTCAAGGTGAGACCTTTGCAAAGCCCCCAACTTTGTGTATTATTTGTGAAGGTTGTGGAAGCCAAACGAAACGGGCGGCACGTGGCATGAACCAAACCGTTTTGGATGCTTGGTAAAAGGGTCTCCCGTCCTCATGGGTGCTTTGCCCGCTTCCTCCGCAGACGGTCAAGCGGGACCTGATCCTGACCCCCAAGTTCCT
This window of the Sceloporus undulatus isolate JIND9_A2432 ecotype Alabama unplaced genomic scaffold, SceUnd_v1.1 scaffold_6439, whole genome shotgun sequence genome carries:
- the LOC121918236 gene encoding unconventional myosin-Ie-like — translated: MKCTPHYIRCIKPNETKRPRDWEESRVKHQVEYLGLRENIRVRRAGYAYRRVFKKFLHRYAILTRETWPSWRGDEKQGVVHLMKSVNMDPDQYQLGRTKVFIKAPESLFLLEEMRERRYDGYARVIQKAWRKHVAVRKYIQMREEASNIVLNKKERRRNSINRNFMGDYIGLESHPELRRFVGRRERVDFAETVVKYDRRFKTVKRDLILTPKFLYLIGREKVKQGPEKGLIKEVLKRQIEVERIQSLSLR